In Thermoanaerobaculia bacterium, a single genomic region encodes these proteins:
- a CDS encoding superoxide dismutase, producing MAIQAKNFDHLVGKLDGFSERQLTQHFGLYQGYVKKLNEVRDKIAAIPYDQRVAKSNFSYGEYAELRRREATPYNGVYLHELYFENLGAAAREAKPSGDVRKAVESAFGSISNWESDLEACGTTATNGWVLLTWDDRDRMLHHNQVFEHADRMMVGLRPILALDTWEHAFMIDYGTDKTSYMKAFLRNVNWQKVNERFESVSREAAAHA from the coding sequence ATGGCAATCCAGGCGAAGAACTTCGATCACCTCGTCGGCAAGCTCGATGGCTTCTCGGAGCGGCAGCTGACGCAGCACTTCGGCCTCTATCAGGGCTACGTGAAGAAGCTGAACGAAGTCCGCGACAAGATCGCGGCGATCCCCTACGATCAGCGCGTCGCGAAATCGAACTTCTCGTACGGCGAATACGCCGAGCTCCGCCGACGCGAGGCGACTCCCTACAACGGGGTGTACCTGCACGAACTGTACTTCGAGAACCTGGGGGCGGCCGCGCGCGAGGCGAAGCCTTCGGGAGACGTCCGGAAAGCCGTCGAAAGCGCGTTCGGCTCGATCTCGAACTGGGAGAGCGATCTCGAGGCGTGCGGCACCACCGCGACCAACGGCTGGGTGCTTTTGACGTGGGACGACCGGGACCGTATGCTCCATCACAATCAGGTGTTCGAGCACGCCGACCGGATGATGGTCGGCCTCCGCCCGATCCTGGCCCTCGACACCTGGGAGCACGCGTTCATGATCGACTACGGGACGGACAAGACGTCGTACATGAAAGCGTTCCTGAGGAACGTGAATTGGCAGAAGGTGAACGAACGGTTCGAGAGCGTTTCGAGGGAAGCCGCCGCCCACGCGTGA
- a CDS encoding urate hydroxylase PuuD, with translation MTNVLFLLRWLHFLAGITWIGMLYFFNLVNVKFMKELDAATKGKVVPNLMPKALWWFRWGAFWTVVAGLALHMSTVTSESHGLPAFFWVWLVVVVATFVVGTWLFTAFKKDGRATFAAYLLLLVVMSVVLWKVHSSANTSWKVLSIALGGGMGIIMFMNVWMIIWPLQKKIIAATRAQAESGAAPPAEMPAWARRAFLASRANAWMSVAMLFFMGAASHFPIGIGK, from the coding sequence ATGACCAACGTCCTCTTCCTGCTCCGGTGGCTCCATTTCCTGGCGGGAATCACGTGGATCGGCATGCTCTACTTCTTCAATCTCGTCAACGTGAAGTTCATGAAAGAGCTCGACGCGGCGACGAAGGGGAAGGTCGTGCCGAACCTGATGCCGAAGGCGCTCTGGTGGTTCCGGTGGGGCGCGTTCTGGACGGTCGTCGCCGGACTCGCGCTGCACATGTCGACGGTGACGAGCGAATCGCACGGTCTTCCGGCGTTTTTCTGGGTCTGGCTCGTCGTGGTCGTCGCGACGTTCGTCGTCGGAACGTGGCTCTTCACCGCCTTCAAGAAGGACGGCCGGGCGACCTTCGCCGCTTATCTCCTCCTGCTCGTCGTGATGAGCGTCGTCCTCTGGAAGGTGCACTCGTCGGCGAACACGTCCTGGAAGGTCCTCTCCATCGCGCTCGGCGGCGGAATGGGGATCATCATGTTCATGAACGTCTGGATGATCATCTGGCCGCTCCAGAAGAAGATCATCGCCGCGACGCGCGCGCAGGCGGAGTCCGGCGCCGCGCCGCCTGCCGAGATGCCCGCCTGGGCGCGTCGCGCATTCCTGGCATCGCGAGCCAACGCCTGGATGTCGGTCGCCATGCTGTTCTTCATGGGCGCGGCGAGCCACTTCCCGATCGGGATCGGAAAGTAG
- a CDS encoding uracil-DNA glycosylase, translating to MADDPRKNLEEIRFFRDLGIREIYLDVAAGAVRASPPPPPRPASPRPPAGAPPGTDAVPTNPAARPIVPADFPTLEALAGFTAGCPRCKLSSRRTHLVFGQGNPRAALMFVGEAPGADEDAQGLAFVGRAGQLLTKIIEAIGLTRDDVFIANVLKCRPPENRNPEPDEVAACLPYLREQIRLIAPRIIVTLGTFATQAILESELSIGRLRGRFHPLGPVRVMPTYHPAFLLRSPERKKDVWEDMKKVREALRE from the coding sequence GTGGCGGACGATCCCCGCAAAAATCTAGAGGAGATCCGGTTCTTCCGGGACCTCGGCATCCGGGAGATCTATCTCGACGTCGCGGCCGGCGCCGTTCGCGCCTCGCCGCCTCCGCCGCCCCGGCCGGCTTCCCCGCGGCCTCCCGCCGGCGCCCCTCCCGGAACCGACGCCGTCCCGACGAATCCCGCGGCGCGTCCGATCGTTCCCGCGGATTTCCCGACGCTGGAGGCGCTCGCCGGATTCACGGCCGGCTGCCCGCGCTGCAAGCTCTCGTCGAGGCGGACGCACCTGGTCTTCGGCCAGGGGAACCCTCGCGCCGCCCTCATGTTCGTCGGCGAAGCGCCGGGGGCGGACGAGGACGCGCAGGGCCTCGCGTTCGTGGGGCGCGCGGGACAGCTCCTCACGAAGATCATCGAGGCGATCGGCCTGACCCGGGACGACGTCTTCATCGCCAACGTCCTGAAGTGCCGGCCCCCGGAGAACCGGAACCCCGAACCCGACGAGGTCGCGGCCTGCCTGCCGTACCTCCGCGAGCAGATCCGGCTCATCGCGCCGCGGATCATCGTGACCCTCGGAACGTTCGCGACCCAGGCGATCCTCGAGAGCGAGCTCTCGATCGGCCGATTGCGGGGGCGATTCCATCCGCTCGGGCCCGTGCGGGTCATGCCGACGTACCATCCCGCGTTCCTGCTGCGCAGCCCGGAGAGGAAGAAGGACGTGTGGGAGGACATGAAGAAGGTGAGGGAGGCGCTCCGGGAATAG
- the coaBC gene encoding bifunctional phosphopantothenoylcysteine decarboxylase/phosphopantothenate--cysteine ligase CoaBC produces the protein MKIILGVSGSIAAFKAADVVRRLRERGDEVRVVFSKSAGKFVAPLTFSVLSGNPVLSDMFAPSAAVEHVALAGWAELLLVAPASADAIAKLAHGIADDPLATYALSHGGPIVLAPAMESAMWEHPAVAENVRVLRSRGVRFVGPVSGPLASGRAGVGRMAEPEEIVEAAIFRSAADLAGTKVLVTAGPTREPIDPVRFVSNRSSGRMGHALAERARARGAEVVLLTGSDRPVPPGVEAVRFETAGDLKSLLDARFDACDVLVMAAAVADFVPEKAPRRLHRSDGPRSLALSPGEDLLASVAARKGSRIVVAFAAEAGDGQEERARRKLAAKHADWIVWNDVGREGVGFESDDNEVVLLSATGQRVEVSRRPKKEIADKIWDAVSSTLSWRTIPAKI, from the coding sequence ATGAAAATCATCCTCGGCGTCTCCGGCAGCATCGCGGCGTTCAAGGCCGCCGACGTCGTCCGACGCCTCCGGGAGCGCGGCGACGAAGTTCGGGTCGTCTTCTCGAAGAGCGCCGGGAAATTCGTCGCCCCGCTCACGTTCTCCGTCCTCTCGGGCAATCCCGTCCTCTCCGACATGTTCGCCCCCTCCGCCGCGGTGGAGCACGTCGCGCTCGCCGGCTGGGCGGAGCTCCTTCTCGTCGCTCCCGCTTCCGCGGACGCGATCGCGAAGCTCGCCCACGGCATCGCCGACGACCCCCTGGCGACCTACGCCCTCTCGCATGGCGGCCCGATCGTGCTCGCTCCCGCGATGGAGAGCGCGATGTGGGAGCATCCCGCGGTCGCGGAGAACGTGCGGGTGCTCCGATCCCGGGGCGTCCGTTTCGTGGGCCCCGTCTCGGGACCCCTCGCCTCCGGCCGGGCCGGGGTCGGCCGGATGGCCGAGCCCGAGGAGATCGTGGAGGCCGCGATCTTTCGTTCCGCCGCCGACCTCGCGGGCACGAAGGTGCTCGTCACCGCGGGACCGACGCGCGAGCCGATCGATCCGGTGCGCTTCGTCTCGAACCGGTCGTCCGGAAGGATGGGGCACGCCCTCGCGGAGCGCGCCCGCGCGCGCGGCGCGGAGGTCGTCCTCCTCACCGGGTCGGATCGCCCGGTTCCCCCCGGAGTCGAGGCCGTCCGGTTCGAGACGGCGGGGGATCTCAAGAGCCTGCTCGACGCGCGGTTCGACGCGTGCGACGTCCTCGTGATGGCCGCCGCCGTCGCCGACTTCGTTCCGGAGAAGGCGCCTCGGCGCCTGCACCGGTCGGACGGACCCCGGAGCCTCGCGCTTTCGCCGGGCGAGGATCTCCTCGCCTCCGTCGCGGCCCGCAAGGGTTCGCGGATCGTCGTGGCCTTCGCCGCCGAGGCGGGCGACGGACAGGAAGAGCGCGCCCGCCGCAAGCTCGCCGCCAAGCACGCCGACTGGATCGTCTGGAACGACGTCGGGCGCGAGGGCGTCGGGTTCGAATCGGACGACAACGAGGTCGTGCTCCTCTCCGCCACGGGGCAGCGCGTCGAGGTCTCCCGCCGGCCCAAGAAAGAGATCGCGGACAAGATCTGGGACGCGGTATCCTCGACGCTGTCGTGGCGGACGATCCCCGCAAAAATCTAG
- the rpoZ gene encoding DNA-directed RNA polymerase subunit omega translates to MIQNLPEGVDSKFRMVILLARRAEQLMRGARPKMETETPVKPTRLAAGEFEKNMIRWDFGPEGGSLPTDTEETPEPVETEES, encoded by the coding sequence GTGATCCAGAACCTGCCCGAAGGCGTCGACAGCAAGTTTCGAATGGTGATCCTGCTCGCGCGGCGCGCCGAGCAGCTGATGCGCGGCGCCCGTCCCAAGATGGAGACGGAGACGCCCGTCAAGCCCACCCGGCTCGCGGCCGGCGAATTCGAGAAGAACATGATCCGGTGGGACTTCGGACCGGAGGGCGGGTCGCTCCCGACCGATACCGAAGAGACTCCGGAACCGGTCGAGACCGAAGAGTCCTGA
- the gmk gene encoding guanylate kinase, with product MSEIAAGDLFIVSSPSGGGKTTLISRLLTRHSGDLHFSVSHTTRARRNGEEDSREYHFVTAKDFRGMIGRDDFLEWAEVHGNLYGTARREVLPRLLAGQDVILDIDVQGVRQVKGKYPGSIAIFILPPSAAELSRRLRARGLDDEGQIEKRLANAAREIDEVSQYDYAIINDDLERALGSLEAIVSAARSRPARMKDQLERIRKQFR from the coding sequence ATGAGCGAGATCGCCGCCGGCGACCTCTTCATCGTGTCCTCGCCGTCGGGAGGCGGGAAGACGACGCTCATCTCCCGTCTCCTCACGCGCCATTCCGGCGACCTTCATTTCTCGGTATCCCACACGACGCGGGCGCGGCGCAACGGGGAGGAGGACAGCCGCGAATACCACTTCGTGACCGCGAAGGACTTCCGCGGGATGATCGGGCGAGACGATTTCCTGGAATGGGCGGAGGTCCACGGGAACCTCTACGGCACGGCGCGAAGGGAGGTCCTTCCGCGGCTCCTCGCCGGCCAGGACGTGATCCTCGACATCGACGTCCAGGGCGTTCGGCAGGTCAAGGGAAAGTACCCCGGCTCGATCGCCATCTTCATCCTCCCCCCTTCGGCCGCCGAGCTTTCCCGGCGGCTCCGGGCACGGGGGCTCGACGACGAGGGGCAGATCGAGAAGCGGCTGGCCAACGCGGCCCGGGAGATCGACGAGGTCTCCCAGTACGACTATGCTATTATCAACGACGACCTTGAGCGGGCCCTCGGCTCGCTCGAGGCGATCGTGTCCGCGGCGCGGTCGCGCCCGGCGCGGATGAAAGACCAGCTCGAGCGGATTCGCAAACAGTTTCGATAG
- a CDS encoding YicC/YloC family endoribonuclease, producing the protein MSIRSMTGFGRAHGVVGEWSVDVAIRTVNHRFLDLNVRLREEHADLEPAIRRAVSRRIARGKADVTVRLRRLQEPAHEITINESLLEGLLARFAALAAKFPIGGRLEVRDLLTVPQVVHVEGAAETLETDAVEQIAAIASHAAAEATRMREAEGALLAADLLERVGFLRERLGRIAEARRDILERLHASLKERLAGLFADTPLDSGRLEQEAVVLAERSDVAEEVTRLDSHLDQFRDLLARASEPVGKKLDFLTQEIQREINTIGSKCRDLAVTRDVIDMKSETEKIREQVQNLE; encoded by the coding sequence GTGAGCATCCGCAGCATGACCGGCTTCGGCCGCGCGCACGGCGTCGTGGGGGAGTGGAGCGTCGACGTCGCGATCCGGACCGTCAACCACCGCTTCCTGGATCTCAACGTCCGGCTGCGCGAGGAGCACGCCGACCTCGAGCCCGCGATCCGTCGCGCGGTTTCCCGGCGGATCGCCCGCGGGAAGGCGGACGTGACGGTCCGCCTCCGCCGCCTGCAGGAGCCCGCGCACGAGATCACGATCAACGAATCGCTGCTGGAAGGACTGCTCGCGCGATTCGCGGCGCTCGCCGCGAAATTTCCCATCGGCGGCCGCCTCGAGGTGCGCGACCTCCTCACGGTCCCCCAGGTCGTCCATGTCGAGGGCGCGGCCGAGACGCTGGAGACCGACGCCGTCGAGCAGATCGCGGCGATCGCTTCTCACGCGGCGGCGGAGGCGACCCGGATGCGGGAGGCCGAGGGGGCGCTCCTCGCGGCGGACCTCCTCGAACGCGTCGGATTCCTGCGCGAAAGGCTCGGCCGGATCGCGGAGGCGCGCCGGGACATCCTCGAACGGCTGCACGCGTCCCTGAAGGAACGCCTCGCCGGGCTCTTCGCGGACACGCCGCTCGACTCGGGCCGGCTCGAGCAGGAAGCGGTCGTCCTCGCGGAACGCTCGGACGTGGCCGAGGAGGTGACGCGGCTCGACTCCCACCTCGACCAGTTCCGCGACCTGCTCGCGCGCGCGTCGGAGCCGGTCGGGAAGAAACTCGACTTCCTGACCCAGGAGATCCAGCGGGAGATCAACACGATCGGCTCCAAGTGCCGGGACCTCGCGGTGACCCGCGACGTCATCGACATGAAGAGCGAGACCGAGAAGATCCGCGAACAGGTGCAGAACCTCGAATGA
- a CDS encoding ABC transporter ATP-binding protein: MTVLRRLLRYLAPYRGKVAAALAAMVVVAMSTGALVFFFRSLFDDVLTPAGGTRPTEAVSPLARSSHGAVMRALDAAYGAFKAGLVARGIPLWAAVPALLLLALVLKNVFSYLSEYEFNGVGLSMVRDLRADAYDHLVRQSAGFYSRATTGDLMSRLLGDVELIQGAFGTRIADLFQGVLTIAVMLAYVLSLNRTLTFFALVVAPLLLWPVVEISRRLRTTTFSSRERMGEIGEILQETIRGHRIVKTYGMEGFESARFRHANQRYFRVNLRTIRIQAISSPLMEILSGTGLTLLFVYAARRISAGTMTAGDFLSFLIALLTMYTPIKNVTKVNLSLQQAISSSARIFELMDRENEIREAPGAPDLPPISRGIRFEGVSFRYGDADVVHGVTFEIPAGRTIALVGPSGAGKTTLANLLPRLYDPAGGRITIDGTDIRSVTLASLRGQMALVTQEMLLFNGTARSNIAYGRADATDEAVAEAARRARADGFLGALPEGYDTPVGEDAGRLSGGQRQRLSIARAFFKNAPILILDEATSQLDAESEAAVAEALATLMVGKTTLVIAHRLSTVRRADRIVVLDEGRVVDQGTHAELLGRGGLYRRLYEMQFRDGEPRVAEASA, encoded by the coding sequence GTGACCGTTCTCCGCCGTCTGCTCCGTTACCTCGCCCCGTACCGCGGGAAGGTCGCCGCGGCGCTCGCCGCGATGGTCGTCGTCGCGATGTCGACCGGGGCGCTCGTTTTCTTCTTCCGCTCGCTCTTCGACGACGTCCTCACGCCCGCGGGGGGGACGCGTCCGACCGAGGCGGTCTCGCCCCTCGCCCGGAGCTCGCACGGGGCCGTGATGCGCGCCCTCGACGCGGCGTACGGCGCGTTCAAGGCGGGGCTCGTCGCGCGCGGAATACCCCTCTGGGCCGCGGTTCCCGCCCTCCTCCTCCTGGCGCTCGTCCTCAAGAACGTGTTTTCGTACCTTTCCGAGTACGAGTTCAACGGCGTCGGCCTCTCGATGGTGCGCGATCTGCGGGCCGACGCCTACGACCATCTCGTCCGCCAGTCCGCCGGCTTCTACTCGCGGGCGACGACGGGAGACCTGATGAGCCGTCTCCTCGGCGACGTCGAGCTGATCCAGGGGGCGTTCGGAACCCGGATCGCCGATCTCTTCCAGGGGGTGCTGACGATCGCGGTCATGCTCGCGTACGTCCTCTCCCTCAACCGGACGCTGACGTTTTTCGCCCTCGTCGTCGCGCCGCTGCTCCTCTGGCCGGTCGTCGAGATCTCGCGGCGCCTCCGCACCACGACCTTCTCCTCCCGGGAACGGATGGGCGAGATCGGCGAGATCCTCCAGGAGACGATCCGGGGACACCGCATCGTCAAGACGTACGGGATGGAAGGATTCGAGTCGGCGCGCTTCCGCCACGCGAACCAGCGGTACTTCCGCGTGAACCTCAGGACGATCCGGATCCAGGCGATCTCGTCGCCGTTGATGGAGATCCTCTCCGGCACCGGGTTGACCCTGCTCTTCGTCTACGCGGCCCGGAGGATCTCGGCCGGCACGATGACGGCCGGCGACTTCCTGTCGTTCCTGATCGCGCTCCTGACGATGTACACGCCGATCAAGAACGTCACGAAGGTGAACCTGTCGCTGCAGCAGGCGATCTCGTCGTCGGCCCGGATCTTCGAGCTGATGGACCGGGAAAACGAGATCCGCGAGGCGCCGGGAGCGCCGGACCTCCCGCCGATATCCCGGGGGATCCGCTTCGAGGGCGTGTCGTTCCGCTACGGCGACGCGGACGTCGTGCACGGGGTCACCTTCGAGATCCCGGCGGGGCGCACCATCGCCCTGGTGGGGCCGTCGGGGGCCGGAAAGACCACTCTCGCCAATCTCCTGCCACGCCTGTACGATCCGGCCGGTGGACGCATCACGATCGACGGCACCGACATCCGCTCCGTCACCCTCGCCTCGCTCCGCGGACAGATGGCGCTCGTGACCCAGGAGATGCTCCTCTTCAACGGGACGGCGCGCTCGAACATCGCCTACGGGCGCGCGGACGCGACGGACGAAGCGGTCGCCGAGGCGGCCCGGCGCGCGCGCGCGGACGGGTTCCTGGGGGCGCTCCCCGAGGGCTACGACACGCCGGTGGGGGAGGACGCGGGCCGCCTCTCGGGCGGCCAGCGCCAGCGCCTGTCGATCGCGCGAGCCTTCTTCAAGAACGCCCCGATCCTGATCCTCGACGAGGCCACCTCCCAGCTCGACGCCGAGTCGGAGGCCGCGGTCGCCGAAGCCCTCGCGACGCTGATGGTGGGAAAGACGACCCTCGTCATCGCGCATCGCCTTTCGACGGTTCGGCGGGCCGACCGGATCGTGGTCCTCGACGAAGGCCGGGTCGTGGACCAGGGGACCCACGCGGAGCTCCTCGGGCGGGGCGGCCTCTATCGCCGTCTGTACGAGATGCAGTTCCGGGACGGCGAGCCGCGCGTCGCGGAGGCTTCCGCGTGA